A window of the Cicer arietinum cultivar CDC Frontier isolate Library 1 chromosome 6, Cicar.CDCFrontier_v2.0, whole genome shotgun sequence genome harbors these coding sequences:
- the LOC105852424 gene encoding uncharacterized protein → MSKAKYIAEGGTSNRPPYFDGSYYYFWKRKMQLFLKSQDIGVWRIIADGDFIPRLDQNDSTSAEKKEVDENLRINNRWNVLKIHNYSERNVFPGKAHSVQDMVRNIMRCLPIIRRPMVAAISQTKNLEVLGLEELIGTLRAHEVLLLEDKPIKKDKVITLKATQSSPSIQQTNEKSDSEDSQEDVDEEIALLTRMMRRRDQIKKGSPDKKDIKTEIDKSKITCFGWNKQGHYKTECLLNKKVPKKFPSRRSQ, encoded by the exons atgtcaaaagctaaatacATTGCTGAAGGAGGGACTTCAAATAGACCACCATACTTTGATGGCTCATATTATTATTTCTGGAAGAGGAAAATGCAATTGTTCCTAAAGTCACAAGATATTGGTGTGTGGAGAATCATCGCAGATGGAGACTTCATACCAAGATTAGATCAAAACGATTCAACATCggctgaaaagaaagaagtagatgaaaatctaag gataAACAATCGATggaatgtactcaagattcataACTATAGTGAACGAAATGTGTTCCCTGGCAAAGCTCATTCAGTACAAGACATGGTAAGAAatatcatgagatgtcttccaatcataCGGAGACCAATGGTGGCAGCTATAAGCCAAACCAAGAATCTAGAAGTACTGGGCTTGGAAGAACttattggaactctaagagcgcATGAAGTGTTGTTACTGGAAGATAAACCTATAAAGAAAGACAAAGTAATAACCTTAAAAGCAACTCAAAGCTCACCAAGTATTCAACAAACAAATGAGAAAAGTGATTCAGAAGATAgccaagaagatgttgatgaagagaTTGCTCTCCTCACAAGAATGATGAGGAGAAGAGATCAGATCAAAAAAGGATCCCCAGACAAAAAGGACATCAAGACTGAAATAGATAAAAGCAAAATCACTTGCTTTGGATGGAACAAACAAGGACATTACAAAACTGAATGTCTCTTGAACAAAAAAGTGCCCAAGAAATTTCCTTCAAGAAGAAGTCAATGA